The Nostoc sp. 'Lobaria pulmonaria (5183) cyanobiont' genome window below encodes:
- a CDS encoding pilus assembly FimT family protein, translating into MDIQVHLRSLVNAKNLWNNYSNSGFTLLEMLVIVVLIGILGTIGISNWLAFVETRRLNTSQNEAYYAMRQAQSQATKDKLTKQASFRIENGVVQWAVHQAEAGQFIPDTVKNSGTLWHNLEPNIRIYEEENNKGKKETTLQKHTSQQMWRVLFNYHGCPISEIGNQCTVGGLGQITFYSLNGGKARRCVYVSTILGAMRTGKDHPRANENDKYCY; encoded by the coding sequence ATGGATATCCAAGTGCATTTACGATCTCTAGTTAATGCAAAAAATCTCTGGAATAATTACTCTAACAGTGGTTTTACCTTACTAGAGATGTTAGTTATCGTTGTATTAATTGGTATATTAGGTACCATCGGAATATCCAATTGGTTGGCTTTTGTAGAGACTCGCCGTCTCAACACTTCCCAAAATGAGGCTTATTATGCTATGCGCCAAGCACAAAGCCAAGCCACCAAAGATAAATTGACTAAGCAAGCCAGTTTTCGTATAGAAAATGGTGTTGTGCAATGGGCAGTTCATCAAGCAGAAGCAGGACAGTTCATTCCTGATACTGTTAAAAACAGTGGTACCCTATGGCATAATCTTGAGCCAAATATTCGCATTTACGAAGAGGAAAACAATAAAGGAAAAAAGGAAACAACTTTACAAAAACATACTTCACAGCAAATGTGGCGAGTTTTATTTAACTATCACGGTTGTCCTATCTCTGAAATTGGAAATCAGTGTACAGTAGGCGGATTAGGACAGATAACCTTCTACAGCTTGAATGGTGGTAAAGCTAGACGTTGTGTCTATGTTTCTACAATTTTGGGGGCTATGCGAACGGGAAAAGATCATCCTAGAGCCAACGAAAACGACAAGTATTGCTATTAA
- a CDS encoding TIGR04282 family arsenosugar biosynthesis glycosyltransferase, with translation MLNLPASPKQHLIVFTRYPEPGKTKTRLIPVLGTVGAANLQREMTEHTIFQVQELQKAVAISVEVRFAGGDSQLMQDWLGLDLVYQSQGGGDLGLRMARSLFDAFQSGAEKVIIIGTDCPGVNAQILATAFEKLDAFDLILGPALDGGYYLIGLRQPIPQLFVNIEWGTAQVFQKTVDIAQKLNLSYADLLPLADVDRPEDLPIWEQTLAEEMERSL, from the coding sequence GTGCTGAACTTACCAGCAAGCCCAAAACAGCACCTGATTGTTTTCACTCGCTATCCAGAACCAGGTAAGACAAAAACCCGATTGATACCTGTTTTGGGAACTGTTGGTGCTGCCAATCTTCAACGGGAAATGACCGAGCATACAATATTTCAGGTTCAAGAATTGCAAAAAGCTGTTGCTATATCTGTGGAAGTGCGGTTTGCAGGTGGCGATTCGCAACTTATGCAAGACTGGTTGGGGTTGGATTTGGTTTACCAGTCTCAAGGTGGAGGGGATCTAGGTTTGCGGATGGCGCGATCGCTTTTTGATGCTTTTCAATCTGGTGCAGAAAAAGTAATTATCATTGGTACAGATTGCCCTGGAGTGAATGCCCAGATTTTAGCAACAGCCTTTGAGAAGTTAGACGCCTTTGACCTCATACTTGGACCTGCGCTCGATGGTGGATATTACTTAATTGGTTTACGCCAACCCATCCCGCAGCTATTCGTTAACATCGAGTGGGGAACTGCTCAAGTATTCCAGAAAACCGTGGATATTGCTCAGAAACTTAATTTATCATACGCGGACTTGTTGCCCTTAGCTGATGTTGACCGACCGGAGGATCTGCCAATTTGGGAACAAACCCTTGCAGAGGAGATGGAGCGATCGCTTTAG
- the hpsB gene encoding hormogonium polysaccharide secretion pseudopilin HpsB, with protein sequence MNPRQLQELSAQSNESGFTIIESLVAILVVAILLVAIAPVLVMSTATRVQAKRVELATGAAKAFIDAIKSKTIPEDQVSNTTSLSAATAAAPRTVSSSTTSGDYLISSAGVPADATSLYCFHNDGKINLPSDCTTYKTTSPVQFYIQAFGNAVGTISTSSAQIDSGQSYRLGVRVYRSDAFIGTGSLKKSSDSNGKTAATFTGGLGDRKAPLVEMTTEIVRGQSSYSALCNRLGGC encoded by the coding sequence ATGAACCCGCGCCAACTACAAGAATTATCTGCCCAGTCTAACGAATCAGGTTTTACGATCATTGAGTCGCTTGTGGCGATCCTCGTAGTTGCCATTTTGCTAGTAGCGATCGCACCTGTCTTAGTAATGTCAACAGCAACTCGTGTGCAAGCTAAACGGGTCGAATTGGCAACAGGAGCGGCTAAAGCCTTCATTGATGCTATTAAGTCTAAAACAATCCCAGAAGATCAAGTATCAAATACTACTTCACTTAGTGCTGCAACTGCTGCTGCACCTAGAACAGTATCAAGCTCAACTACCAGTGGTGACTATTTAATCAGTAGTGCAGGTGTTCCCGCAGACGCAACTAGTTTGTATTGCTTTCACAATGATGGCAAAATAAATCTACCAAGCGACTGTACAACCTACAAAACAACCAGTCCAGTTCAGTTTTACATTCAGGCTTTTGGCAATGCAGTTGGAACTATCAGCACAAGTAGCGCTCAAATTGATAGCGGTCAAAGCTATCGTTTGGGAGTTCGGGTATATCGTTCAGATGCCTTCATCGGTACTGGTAGCTTGAAAAAAAGTAGTGACAGCAATGGAAAAACAGCAGCAACATTCACAGGGGGACTAGGCGATCGCAAAGCACCCCTAGTAGAAATGACAACTGAAATTGTCAGGGGTCAAAGCTCTTATAGCGCTTTGTGCAATCGCCTTGGTGGTTGTTAA
- a CDS encoding prepilin-type N-terminal cleavage/methylation domain-containing protein produces the protein MPNIPSLRLLNYFQLHSRETKLKQQYLANRPSTDGYNQQDAGFSLIELIVVLLLVGILAAIAAPGWAAFINRQQINKINDAVFAALQQAQREAKNKKLSYSVSFQRNSTTQNVEVAIYRTDAATATWTWKPLGGDVGANSDKFLLGGNLSGENIANTTTNSPVSYPLSTSAKITFDYMGALTLPNNFGTVAAGTEPPGLKIVVAVPSSANPTSAGSVKRCVIVKTLLGSMLTAKDDKCS, from the coding sequence ATGCCGAATATTCCTAGTTTAAGACTATTAAATTATTTCCAGTTGCACAGCCGAGAAACAAAGCTAAAGCAGCAATATTTAGCAAATAGACCCTCTACCGATGGCTACAATCAACAAGATGCTGGATTTAGTCTTATAGAGTTAATAGTAGTACTGCTGTTAGTAGGAATTTTAGCTGCGATCGCAGCTCCTGGTTGGGCTGCCTTTATAAATCGACAACAAATAAATAAGATTAACGATGCCGTTTTCGCCGCACTGCAACAAGCACAACGTGAAGCTAAAAACAAAAAACTTAGCTACAGTGTCAGTTTTCAGAGAAATAGCACAACCCAAAATGTAGAGGTTGCTATTTATCGTACCGATGCAGCAACCGCCACATGGACATGGAAACCTTTAGGGGGCGATGTGGGAGCCAATTCTGATAAATTTTTGCTGGGTGGAAATCTTAGTGGAGAAAACATTGCTAATACTACTACTAATTCTCCTGTCTCATACCCTTTAAGTACATCAGCAAAAATTACTTTTGACTATATGGGAGCTCTAACTTTGCCAAATAACTTTGGAACAGTCGCAGCAGGTACAGAGCCACCTGGGTTAAAAATAGTGGTAGCTGTACCAAGCTCTGCAAATCCTACATCGGCTGGTAGCGTAAAGCGATGCGTCATTGTGAAAACTCTCTTAGGCTCAATGCTGACAGCAAAAGATGATAAATGCAGTTAA
- a CDS encoding DUF1997 domain-containing protein, with protein sequence MLSRKGEYKSWEITEAVLPVASSQEAEETLTETNVATLTKFYGRYQDFMEMAAPVEKVAEYLNAHASWFSRCAEPMKVQSLGENGYALTIGRFGSFGYEVEPKIGLELLPSEEGIYRIRTIPIPDYQPPGYDVDYHASLQLIETDVSTGIGKVTRVEWELDLIVYLHFPRFIQRLPQSIIQSTGDRLLNQIVRQVSRRLTRKVQEDFHKSLEIPFPGNSKKKW encoded by the coding sequence ATGCTTTCAAGAAAAGGCGAATATAAATCCTGGGAAATAACAGAAGCAGTTTTACCTGTAGCGTCCAGCCAAGAAGCCGAGGAGACGTTAACAGAAACAAATGTAGCGACGCTCACAAAATTTTACGGTCGTTATCAAGATTTTATGGAAATGGCTGCCCCTGTAGAAAAGGTTGCTGAGTATCTTAATGCTCACGCCTCATGGTTTTCGCGCTGCGCTGAACCCATGAAGGTACAATCACTTGGGGAAAATGGCTATGCTTTAACAATTGGTCGTTTTGGTTCTTTTGGTTATGAAGTAGAACCGAAAATTGGTCTGGAATTGTTGCCCTCTGAGGAGGGTATTTACCGCATCCGTACAATCCCCATTCCTGACTACCAACCGCCTGGTTATGACGTAGACTATCACGCATCTCTACAGTTAATAGAAACCGATGTTTCTACTGGCATTGGTAAGGTTACAAGAGTTGAATGGGAATTGGATTTGATAGTTTATCTTCACTTTCCCAGATTTATTCAGCGATTACCCCAGTCTATAATTCAATCTACAGGCGATCGCTTACTTAATCAAATTGTCCGCCAAGTCTCCCGCCGCTTAACTCGCAAAGTTCAGGAAGATTTTCATAAATCTTTGGAAATACCTTTTCCTGGTAATTCTAAGAAAAAGTGGTAA
- the hpsC gene encoding hormogonium polysaccharide secretion pseudopilin HpsC, producing MNILRWLLSTQLKPSHKQNKNSGFTLIELLVAMLIAFLVITPLLSFMISVLNTDGQEQAKANSEQEIKAALDYITRDLQQAIYIYDATGIACLSGTVDASAANTCPNASTTGNQLPSGTDKVPVLVFWKRELLSQTITITGTQKDDTFVYSLVAYYLIKDTNTTWSNAARIARWEIKDGVPSTAATVAVGACDGFPTEKYLPCPDKGFKPFDLSQKGITLQAKMNSWARGGTYDQVPVVLVDFIDQTTIAQGAPAATCSTGFNQVPVAATTVKTGFYACINSVGADNRSAAEVYLRGNAQARLIQNDETKVRYAQNQSSYFPSANIKVQGSSFIFTK from the coding sequence ATGAATATATTGAGGTGGCTGTTAAGTACTCAGCTAAAACCCTCTCACAAACAAAACAAAAATAGTGGCTTCACCCTGATTGAATTATTGGTGGCTATGCTCATTGCATTTTTAGTAATTACGCCGTTACTAAGTTTTATGATCAGTGTTTTAAACACTGATGGTCAGGAACAAGCCAAAGCAAACTCTGAGCAAGAAATTAAAGCTGCACTAGATTATATTACTCGCGATCTCCAACAAGCAATATATATATATGATGCGACTGGAATTGCTTGTCTAAGCGGTACTGTTGATGCTAGTGCCGCTAATACTTGCCCAAATGCAAGTACAACTGGGAATCAACTACCTAGTGGAACAGATAAAGTTCCTGTGCTTGTTTTTTGGAAACGAGAGTTACTTAGTCAAACAATTACAATTACAGGCACTCAAAAAGATGATACTTTTGTTTACTCATTAGTTGCCTACTATTTAATTAAAGACACTAATACTACTTGGTCTAACGCTGCACGCATTGCTAGATGGGAAATTAAAGATGGCGTTCCAAGTACTGCTGCTACAGTAGCAGTAGGTGCTTGCGATGGATTTCCCACCGAAAAATATCTCCCATGTCCAGATAAAGGTTTTAAACCATTTGACTTGTCACAAAAGGGCATAACATTACAAGCAAAAATGAATAGTTGGGCAAGAGGGGGGACTTACGATCAAGTTCCCGTGGTGTTGGTTGATTTTATAGATCAAACAACAATAGCACAGGGAGCGCCAGCAGCAACATGCTCTACTGGCTTTAATCAAGTTCCAGTAGCAGCAACTACTGTCAAAACAGGATTCTATGCTTGTATAAATTCAGTTGGCGCAGATAATAGAAGTGCTGCGGAAGTTTATTTAAGAGGTAATGCACAAGCTCGCCTAATACAAAATGATGAAACTAAAGTACGTTACGCGCAGAATCAATCTAGTTATTTTCCGAGTGCGAACATTAAGGTTCAAGGAAGTAGCTTTATCTTTACCAAATAG
- the hpsE gene encoding hormogonium polysaccharide biosynthesis glycosyltransferase HpsE has protein sequence MDIEKLDLTVAIPTYNGAKRLPKVLDLLLNQIGIESLNWEVIIIDNNSKDETNKVTDCYQNKFNQNFKLRYFQEKQQGIAFARMRAINEARGEFIAFMDDDNLPASDWVFQSYTFGKENPHAGAWSGQIHGDFEVSPPKDFTRIQAFLAIREHGLQPYLFDADNLRLPPGAGLVVRKQAWCESVPEELVFKGRLSNLMVGGDDTEALLYLHKAGWEIWYNPAMHINHQIPHWRLEQDYLLLLARGCGLCIFQLRLINAKTWQKPIVLIKTILGNLQRVLQHFIKYRGQLKTNLIILFEINFYLASMVSPFYSLRWKLDRILGNTTK, from the coding sequence ATGGATATTGAAAAATTAGATTTAACGGTAGCTATTCCTACATACAATGGTGCAAAGCGTTTGCCTAAAGTTTTAGATTTGCTACTCAATCAAATAGGTATAGAAAGCCTAAATTGGGAAGTTATTATTATTGACAACAATAGTAAAGATGAGACGAATAAAGTAACTGATTGTTACCAAAATAAATTTAATCAAAACTTTAAATTGAGGTATTTTCAAGAAAAACAACAGGGAATAGCATTTGCAAGAATGCGGGCTATTAATGAAGCTAGAGGTGAGTTTATTGCATTCATGGATGATGATAATCTCCCTGCATCTGATTGGGTTTTCCAGTCTTATACTTTTGGCAAAGAGAATCCTCATGCTGGTGCCTGGAGTGGTCAAATCCACGGTGATTTTGAAGTAAGCCCCCCAAAAGATTTTACAAGAATTCAAGCCTTTCTAGCTATCAGGGAACATGGACTACAACCATATTTATTTGATGCAGATAATTTAAGACTTCCTCCAGGAGCTGGGTTGGTTGTTCGTAAGCAAGCTTGGTGTGAAAGTGTTCCTGAAGAATTGGTTTTTAAGGGTAGACTGAGTAATTTGATGGTTGGGGGGGATGATACAGAAGCTCTCTTATATTTACACAAAGCAGGTTGGGAAATCTGGTATAATCCTGCAATGCATATCAATCATCAAATCCCACATTGGAGGTTAGAACAAGATTATTTGCTGCTGCTAGCGCGTGGTTGTGGTCTGTGTATTTTCCAGCTACGCTTAATCAATGCTAAAACCTGGCAAAAACCAATAGTTTTAATTAAAACTATCTTAGGAAATCTACAACGAGTATTACAGCATTTTATTAAGTATAGAGGTCAATTAAAAACTAATTTAATTATCCTTTTTGAAATTAATTTTTACTTGGCTAGCATGGTCAGTCCTTTTTATTCTCTAAGATGGAAATTAGACAGAATTTTAGGAAATACAACAAAATGA
- a CDS encoding glycosyltransferase, with product MIKSAFDVTVISVIIPAYNSEKTIKETIQSVLNQTFTNFELIVINDGSQDSTLEIITQIKDARIKIFSYPNAGGNVSRNRGLNRAVGKFVSFLDADDLWTPDKLESQLKALQENSTAKVAYSWTDYIDANGKLVLSGKRINLNANIYESLLLSNFLENGSNPLICREALIKLGGFDESLTAAQDLDMWLRLASNFDFICVPSVQILYRISTNSVSSNLVRQEKTCLQVLEKAYKEKPSTLKQSWNISLANLYKYLACKALQKPFNRQKGLAAARFLWKYFINDPSRLQNINFSLKLFLKILIIFTSPTLLYSIIDRREVRSQEAETLLNIWVAENRPESKNGYPSAFTISS from the coding sequence ATGATTAAATCAGCTTTTGATGTAACAGTTATTTCTGTAATTATACCAGCTTACAATAGCGAAAAAACCATTAAAGAAACAATTCAATCTGTTTTAAATCAAACTTTTACTAACTTTGAATTAATTGTAATAAACGATGGTTCGCAAGACTCAACTTTAGAGATTATTACACAAATTAAAGACGCTCGAATAAAAATATTTTCTTATCCCAACGCTGGCGGAAACGTCAGTCGTAACCGAGGGCTAAACCGTGCAGTTGGAAAATTTGTTAGTTTCTTAGATGCAGATGATCTTTGGACACCTGATAAACTTGAATCTCAATTAAAGGCTCTGCAAGAAAATTCGACTGCGAAAGTTGCTTACAGTTGGACTGATTATATTGATGCGAATGGTAAATTGGTGCTTTCAGGTAAGCGCATTAATCTAAATGCAAATATTTATGAAAGTTTATTGCTAAGTAACTTTCTAGAGAATGGCTCCAATCCCTTAATTTGTAGAGAGGCTTTAATTAAGTTAGGTGGCTTTGATGAATCTCTAACTGCGGCTCAGGATTTGGATATGTGGCTGCGATTAGCCTCCAACTTTGATTTTATCTGTGTACCATCTGTACAAATCTTATATCGCATAAGCACTAATTCAGTTTCTTCCAATCTTGTCAGACAGGAAAAAACCTGCTTGCAAGTGCTTGAGAAAGCGTATAAGGAAAAACCTTCAACACTTAAGCAGAGTTGGAATATAAGCCTAGCAAATTTATATAAATATCTGGCCTGCAAAGCTCTACAAAAGCCATTTAATCGGCAAAAAGGTCTAGCCGCTGCTAGATTTCTGTGGAAGTATTTTATTAACGACCCTTCAAGACTTCAAAATATAAATTTCAGCTTAAAATTATTCTTGAAAATCCTCATAATTTTTACTTCGCCCACCTTGCTCTACAGTATTATTGATCGGCGCGAAGTCAGAAGCCAAGAAGCTGAAACATTGCTCAACATCTGGGTAGCTGAAAATCGACCAGAAAGCAAAAATGGATATCCAAGTGCATTTACGATCTCTAGTTAA
- a CDS encoding NAD(P)H-binding protein, with protein sequence MKAFVAGATGETGRRIVQELIARNIPVRALVRDIEKARGILSPEAELVVGDVLQPESLTAALGDSTVVLVATGAKPSFDPTGPYKVDFEGTKNLVDAAKAKGIEHLILVSSLCTSRLFHPLNLFWLILLWKKQAEEYIQKSGLTYTIVRPGGLKNEDNSDRIVMQSADTLFDGSIPRQKVAQVAVEALLEADARNKIVEIVAKPEAVSKSFKELFQQC encoded by the coding sequence ATGAAAGCATTTGTAGCAGGGGCAACAGGTGAAACAGGTCGCCGGATTGTGCAAGAATTGATAGCACGGAATATTCCCGTCCGAGCTTTGGTGCGGGATATAGAGAAAGCTAGGGGTATTCTGTCTCCTGAAGCCGAATTAGTGGTAGGCGACGTGTTACAACCAGAGAGTTTAACTGCTGCGTTGGGAGATAGCACAGTTGTGCTGGTTGCGACTGGGGCAAAACCTAGCTTTGACCCCACTGGCCCCTATAAAGTGGATTTTGAAGGGACTAAAAATTTAGTAGATGCTGCTAAGGCAAAGGGAATTGAGCATCTTATCTTAGTTTCTTCTTTGTGTACTTCTCGGCTTTTCCATCCTCTGAACTTGTTTTGGCTAATTTTATTGTGGAAAAAACAAGCTGAAGAGTATATTCAGAAAAGTGGTCTTACTTATACAATTGTCCGGCCTGGGGGGTTGAAGAATGAAGACAACTCCGACCGCATCGTGATGCAGAGTGCAGATACACTGTTTGATGGTAGTATCCCCAGGCAGAAAGTCGCCCAAGTTGCTGTTGAGGCGCTGTTAGAAGCAGATGCACGCAATAAAATTGTCGAAATTGTTGCTAAACCTGAAGCAGTCTCAAAAAGCTTTAAGGAGCTATTTCAGCAGTGCTGA
- the hpsE gene encoding hormogonium polysaccharide biosynthesis glycosyltransferase HpsE, producing MTENLDFTVAIPTYNGESRLPELLERLQNQLHTENLSWEIIVVDNNSTDNTAKVVQTYQKDWQCPYPLKYCYEAKQGAAYARKRAVAEAKGRLIGFLDDDNYPASNWVLAAYIFGEKYPKTGAYGSQIHPDWEVEPPENFQRIAPFLAITERGNLPLLYEASKKLLPPSAGLVVRKQAWLESVPDKSILTGRVKGSMLTSEDLEMLSYIQKAGWEVWYNPEMEIYHKIPKLRLQKDYLIPFFRGIGFSRYVTRMVNVKQIYRPVAFFAYMINDLRKIILHLLKYRTMVRTDLVAACEMQLFLSSFISPFYLWKHGYLNKNIIRN from the coding sequence ATGACTGAGAACCTTGACTTTACTGTAGCTATCCCAACTTATAACGGTGAAAGTCGTTTGCCTGAACTACTAGAACGACTGCAAAACCAACTTCACACCGAAAATTTATCTTGGGAAATTATAGTTGTAGACAACAACAGCACTGATAACACAGCTAAAGTTGTTCAAACCTATCAAAAAGATTGGCAATGTCCTTACCCTTTAAAGTATTGCTATGAAGCAAAACAAGGCGCAGCTTATGCCCGAAAAAGGGCAGTTGCAGAAGCTAAAGGTAGACTCATAGGTTTTCTAGATGATGACAACTACCCAGCATCAAATTGGGTATTAGCAGCTTATATTTTTGGTGAAAAATATCCGAAGACGGGAGCTTATGGCAGCCAAATTCATCCTGACTGGGAAGTAGAACCACCGGAAAACTTTCAGCGAATTGCTCCATTCTTAGCAATTACAGAGCGAGGTAATTTACCACTCTTATATGAAGCATCTAAAAAATTACTACCACCATCTGCCGGACTTGTTGTCCGTAAACAAGCCTGGTTAGAAAGTGTACCAGATAAGTCTATTTTAACTGGGAGAGTTAAAGGCAGTATGCTTACCAGTGAAGACTTAGAAATGTTGTCTTATATCCAAAAAGCAGGATGGGAAGTTTGGTACAACCCAGAAATGGAAATTTATCACAAAATACCTAAACTTCGTTTGCAAAAAGATTATTTAATTCCATTTTTTAGAGGTATTGGATTTAGCCGTTACGTAACTAGAATGGTTAATGTGAAACAGATATATAGACCAGTTGCTTTTTTCGCTTATATGATAAATGACCTGCGTAAAATTATTTTACACTTACTTAAATATCGAACTATGGTGAGAACTGATTTAGTAGCTGCTTGCGAAATGCAACTATTTTTAAGTAGCTTTATTAGTCCTTTTTATCTTTGGAAACATGGCTATTTAAATAAAAATATAATTAGAAATTAA